A portion of the Microlunatus phosphovorus NM-1 genome contains these proteins:
- the clpB gene encoding ATP-dependent chaperone ClpB, with product MDTNKLTTKSRDAVSAALRNALTAGNPTAEPVHLLHALLMVPGNTVAPLLAAVGADPAVVDAAAQGAITKLPTTSGSSVSQPNVSGSFARVLADAETRAEQLGDAYVATEHLLIALSAVQSDAKKILSDLRVTADGLTAAFSASRGSKRVTSQEAEGTSSALDQYGVDLTEQAREGKLDPVIGRDTEIRRVVQVLARRTKNNPVLIGEPGVGKTAVVEGLAQRLVAGDVPDSLKGRRLVSLDLSAMVAGAKYRGEFEERLKAVLTEIRDAEGQIITFIDELHTVVGAGASGDSSMDAGNMLKPMLARGELRMIGATTLDEYRERIEKDPALERRFQQVYVGEPSVEDTIAILRGLRERYEAHHKVVITDAALVAAASLSNRYITSRQLPDKAIDLIDESASRLRMEIDSSPEEIDQLRRTVDRMKMQQFALEKESDTGSVERLRRLESELADAQEELRGLEARWDAEKQGLNQVGDLKARIDELRIEADRALREGNLVRASEINYGEIPELQHQLARADQAESQTTSMVSEEVGPGDIAEVVSNWTGIPVGRLLQGESEKLLHMEDRLGERLIGQKKAVKAVSDAVRRSRAGISDPNRPTGSFLFLGPTGVGKTELAKSLAEFLFDDEHAMIRIDMSEYSEKHSVARLVGAPPGYVGYEEGGQLTEAVRRRPYAVVLLDEVEKAHSEVFDILLQVLDDGRLTDGQGRTVDFRNVLLILTSNLGSQFLADQTLNPETKRDAVMGVVRGAFKPEFLNRLDEIVLFDALNTEDLAKIVEISLRRLNARLADRRITVEVTSAAKDWLALTGFDPVYGARPLRRLIQTTIEDQLAQLVLSGVVTDGDTITFDVDETSDGLVVQSAGVTV from the coding sequence ATGGACACCAACAAGCTCACTACCAAGAGTCGCGATGCGGTCTCGGCCGCGTTGCGCAACGCATTGACCGCCGGCAACCCGACTGCTGAGCCGGTCCATCTTCTGCACGCCCTGCTGATGGTGCCGGGCAACACCGTCGCACCGCTGCTTGCTGCGGTCGGCGCCGACCCGGCTGTGGTCGATGCCGCCGCCCAGGGCGCGATCACCAAGCTTCCGACGACCAGCGGCTCCTCGGTCAGCCAACCGAACGTGTCCGGCTCGTTCGCCCGGGTGCTCGCCGACGCGGAGACTCGCGCCGAGCAGCTCGGCGACGCGTACGTCGCCACCGAGCATCTGCTGATCGCGCTGTCCGCGGTCCAGTCCGATGCCAAGAAGATCCTCAGCGACCTGCGCGTGACCGCCGACGGTCTGACCGCGGCGTTCAGCGCATCCCGGGGTAGCAAGCGGGTCACGTCGCAGGAGGCGGAGGGCACCTCCTCGGCGCTCGACCAGTACGGTGTCGACCTCACCGAGCAGGCCCGCGAGGGCAAGCTCGACCCGGTGATCGGCCGCGACACCGAGATCCGGCGTGTGGTGCAGGTGCTGGCCCGGCGGACGAAGAACAACCCGGTGCTGATCGGTGAGCCTGGCGTCGGCAAGACCGCCGTCGTGGAGGGACTTGCCCAGCGGCTGGTGGCTGGTGACGTGCCCGACTCCTTGAAGGGACGTCGGCTCGTCTCGCTGGACCTGTCGGCGATGGTCGCCGGCGCGAAATACCGGGGCGAGTTCGAAGAGCGGCTCAAGGCGGTGCTGACCGAGATCCGCGACGCCGAGGGCCAGATCATCACGTTCATCGACGAACTGCACACCGTGGTCGGCGCCGGTGCTTCCGGCGACTCCTCGATGGATGCCGGCAACATGCTGAAGCCGATGCTGGCTCGTGGCGAGCTGCGGATGATCGGTGCCACGACCCTGGACGAGTATCGGGAGCGGATCGAGAAGGACCCCGCCCTCGAGCGCCGCTTCCAGCAGGTCTACGTCGGTGAGCCGAGCGTGGAGGACACGATCGCCATCCTGCGCGGGCTGCGGGAGCGGTACGAGGCGCACCACAAGGTGGTGATCACCGACGCCGCTCTGGTGGCGGCGGCGAGCCTGTCCAACCGCTACATCACCTCCCGGCAACTGCCGGACAAGGCGATCGATCTGATCGACGAGTCCGCCTCGCGGCTGCGGATGGAGATCGACTCATCCCCGGAGGAGATCGATCAGCTGCGCCGCACGGTGGACCGGATGAAGATGCAGCAGTTCGCGCTGGAGAAGGAATCCGACACCGGCTCGGTCGAGCGGCTGCGCCGGCTGGAGAGCGAGCTGGCCGACGCCCAGGAGGAGTTGCGCGGGCTCGAGGCGCGCTGGGACGCCGAGAAGCAGGGTCTCAACCAGGTCGGTGATCTGAAGGCTCGGATCGACGAGCTGCGGATCGAGGCCGACCGGGCATTGCGGGAGGGCAACCTCGTACGCGCCAGCGAGATCAACTATGGCGAGATCCCGGAGTTGCAGCACCAGCTCGCACGTGCGGACCAAGCCGAGAGCCAGACGACCTCGATGGTCTCGGAGGAAGTCGGCCCGGGCGACATCGCCGAGGTCGTCTCCAACTGGACCGGCATCCCGGTGGGTCGGCTGCTGCAGGGCGAGAGCGAGAAGCTGCTGCACATGGAGGACCGGCTGGGCGAACGGCTGATCGGCCAGAAGAAGGCGGTCAAGGCCGTCTCCGATGCGGTACGGCGGTCTCGCGCCGGGATCTCCGATCCAAACCGGCCGACCGGATCGTTCCTGTTCCTCGGCCCGACCGGCGTCGGCAAGACCGAACTGGCCAAGTCGCTGGCGGAGTTCTTGTTCGACGACGAGCACGCCATGATCCGGATCGACATGAGCGAATACTCCGAGAAGCACTCGGTGGCGCGATTGGTCGGTGCGCCCCCTGGCTATGTCGGCTATGAGGAGGGTGGGCAGCTCACCGAGGCGGTGCGGCGCCGTCCGTACGCGGTCGTGTTGCTGGACGAGGTCGAGAAGGCCCACAGCGAGGTCTTCGACATCTTGCTGCAGGTGCTCGACGACGGTCGGCTGACCGACGGTCAGGGGCGGACGGTCGACTTCCGCAACGTGCTGCTGATCCTCACCTCCAACCTGGGATCGCAGTTCCTCGCGGACCAGACCCTGAACCCGGAGACCAAGCGGGACGCGGTGATGGGCGTGGTCCGTGGTGCCTTCAAGCCGGAGTTCCTCAACCGGCTCGACGAGATCGTGCTGTTCGACGCGCTCAACACCGAGGATCTGGCCAAGATCGTCGAGATCAGCCTGCGCCGGCTGAACGCCCGACTGGCCGATCGTCGGATCACCGTCGAGGTCACGTCGGCCGCGAAGGACTGGCTGGCTCTGACCGGCTTCGACCCGGTCTACGGTGCTCGTCCGCTGCGTCGGCTGATCCAGACCACGATCGAGGACCAACTGGCTCAACTCGTGCTGAGCGGGGTAGTCACCGACGGCGACACGATCACCTTCGATGTCGACGAAACCTCCGACGGTTTGGTCGTCCAGTCGGCAGGCGTGACGGTCTGA
- a CDS encoding VOC family protein yields MALLNPYLNFSGNTRDAMEFYASVFGGEVDFSTFGEMPMPGLADDDRDQIMHSQLSTPSGFTLMAADAPASMGMTASPNGTIALTGDEVDELSGFFQALAEGGRIDLPLEKAPWGDYFGQLTDKFGISWMVNIAGSGAADG; encoded by the coding sequence ATGGCTCTACTCAACCCCTACCTCAATTTCAGCGGTAACACCCGCGACGCGATGGAGTTCTACGCGTCGGTGTTCGGTGGCGAGGTTGACTTCTCCACCTTCGGCGAGATGCCGATGCCCGGTCTGGCCGACGACGACCGAGACCAGATCATGCACAGTCAGCTGAGCACGCCATCCGGCTTCACCTTGATGGCCGCCGACGCCCCGGCGAGCATGGGAATGACGGCCAGCCCCAATGGGACCATCGCCCTGACCGGCGACGAAGTCGATGAGCTGAGTGGCTTCTTCCAGGCACTAGCCGAGGGCGGACGCATCGATCTCCCGCTGGAGAAGGCGCCGTGGGGCGACTACTTCGGCCAGCTGACGGACAAGTTCGGCATCAGCTGGATGGTCAACATCGCCGGTTCGGGAGCAGCCGACGGCTGA
- a CDS encoding spermidine synthase, producing MSRETRVETGSQTVTLVEDPAQPGAFLVRIGDTDQSYVDLADPLRLEFDYVQRIADVIDEIAPEGARMRVVHVGGAALTLPRYVAATRPSSAQIVLEPDEELTMLVREQLPLPRRSGIKVRATDGRSGIAAMRDDFADLVIVDAFVGARVPPELTTTEFLTDVRRVVGSTGAVVINVTDQGRLGYSKRVLAGVAAVFDHAVYGAEPATLKGRRFGNVIITGSEAPLPEAALIRRAAGSMFPYRVLTGTQQSRFVGGAKPFTDEDAEASPDPVTGGAHFG from the coding sequence GTGAGCAGGGAGACCAGAGTGGAGACCGGATCGCAGACGGTCACGCTGGTTGAGGACCCGGCGCAGCCCGGCGCCTTTCTGGTGCGAATCGGGGACACCGACCAGTCGTACGTTGACCTGGCCGATCCGTTGCGGCTGGAGTTCGACTACGTCCAGCGGATTGCCGATGTGATCGACGAGATCGCTCCCGAGGGTGCGCGAATGAGAGTCGTCCACGTCGGGGGCGCAGCCTTGACCCTGCCGCGCTATGTGGCGGCTACTCGGCCCAGCTCGGCGCAGATCGTGCTCGAGCCCGACGAGGAGCTGACCATGTTGGTCCGCGAGCAGCTGCCGTTGCCACGGCGCAGCGGGATCAAGGTGCGGGCCACTGACGGGCGGAGCGGGATCGCCGCCATGCGTGACGACTTCGCCGACCTGGTCATCGTCGATGCGTTCGTCGGTGCCCGAGTGCCGCCCGAGCTGACCACGACCGAGTTCCTCACCGACGTACGCCGGGTCGTCGGATCGACCGGTGCGGTGGTGATCAATGTGACCGACCAAGGGCGACTCGGCTACTCCAAACGGGTGCTGGCCGGAGTTGCCGCGGTCTTCGACCATGCGGTCTACGGGGCCGAGCCGGCCACACTGAAAGGTCGCCGGTTCGGCAACGTCATCATCACGGGGTCCGAGGCGCCGCTGCCGGAGGCGGCTCTGATCCGGCGTGCAGCGGGATCCATGTTCCCGTACCGGGTGTTGACCGGCACTCAACAGAGTCGCTTCGTGGGCGGTGCGAAGCCGTTCACCGATGAGGACGCGGAGGCATCTCCCGATCCGGTCACCGGCGGCGCTCACTTCGGCTGA
- a CDS encoding CPBP family intramembrane glutamic endopeptidase, with the protein MTGKRTTVPWWAAGRYPVRLAVLLAAAPAAISVIIGLLGERVGGDPLTWRLIAVLVVMIGALVIVGQGRAWQRTGAAGPSSWRREGLVVIPMLIALAPLVTGIDLPAASTLGILVAGYVATGVFEEIWHRGVIQDTLRSLGLRRAAVLGGAIFGLSHLTNIAFGQSVAVSLAQAVGAFCFGVGFSILRWRTNAIWLLVAVHAVGDLLFKITGLHGGLLWGFLIAHDTAMLLWGLWCLRGVRDSLPVAVSRSERRR; encoded by the coding sequence GTGACGGGCAAACGGACGACCGTGCCCTGGTGGGCAGCTGGGCGATACCCGGTGCGACTCGCCGTGTTGCTGGCGGCCGCACCGGCTGCCATCAGCGTGATCATCGGCCTGCTCGGCGAGCGCGTCGGTGGTGATCCGCTGACCTGGCGTTTGATCGCCGTGCTGGTGGTCATGATCGGCGCGCTGGTGATCGTCGGCCAGGGTCGGGCCTGGCAGCGTACGGGCGCTGCCGGACCGAGCAGCTGGCGGCGGGAGGGCCTGGTGGTCATCCCGATGCTGATCGCGCTGGCTCCGCTGGTCACCGGCATCGACCTGCCGGCGGCATCAACCCTGGGCATCCTGGTTGCCGGCTATGTCGCTACAGGGGTGTTCGAGGAGATCTGGCACCGCGGCGTCATCCAGGACACGCTGCGGAGTCTGGGACTGCGACGGGCCGCTGTGCTCGGTGGGGCCATCTTCGGGTTGAGCCACTTGACCAACATCGCCTTCGGCCAGTCCGTAGCGGTCAGCCTGGCTCAGGCGGTCGGAGCGTTCTGCTTCGGTGTCGGCTTTTCGATCCTGCGCTGGCGTACCAACGCCATTTGGCTGCTGGTTGCGGTCCATGCGGTCGGCGATCTGCTTTTCAAGATCACCGGTCTGCACGGCGGGCTGCTCTGGGGATTCCTGATCGCGCACGACACTGCGATGCTGCTCTGGGGTCTGTGGTGTCTGCGCGGAGTTCGCGACAGCCTTCCGGTGGCGGTCAGCCGAAGTGAGCGCCGCCGGTGA
- the hutI gene encoding imidazolonepropionase — protein MTSTLITSIGELVTCDDSTEDRLGIRHNAAIVITDDGISWIGADTEAPPADQRIDLGGRTLIPGFVDSHSHLVFAGDRSAEFAARMTGAPYDGGGIASTMAATRSASDDELRLPVAARVAEMRAQGTTTVEIKSGYGLSIADEARALRIAGEFTPETTFLGAHVVPPEWRHRRADYIDLVIGDMLSTAAPYARWIDVFCEPNSPYAFDADEARTVLEAGRDAGLELRVHGNQLGHGPGAQLAVELEAASVDHCTYLSDADVDALADASDTTVATLLPGVEFCTRSPYPDGARLLAAGVSIALASDCNPGTCYSSSIPFMIALAVREMGLTPAQALYAATVGAARSLRRSDIGRIVVGGRADLAVIEAPSHLHLAYRPGVPLVRALEGL, from the coding sequence ATGACCAGCACCTTGATCACCAGCATTGGCGAGCTGGTCACCTGCGACGACAGCACCGAAGACCGACTTGGCATCCGCCACAACGCAGCGATCGTGATCACCGATGACGGGATCTCCTGGATCGGCGCGGATACCGAGGCGCCGCCGGCCGATCAGCGGATCGACCTCGGCGGCCGGACCCTGATCCCTGGGTTCGTGGATTCGCACAGCCACCTGGTCTTCGCCGGGGATCGCTCGGCCGAGTTCGCCGCCCGAATGACCGGCGCACCGTACGACGGTGGCGGCATCGCGAGCACCATGGCGGCGACTCGGTCGGCGTCTGATGACGAGCTCCGCTTGCCGGTCGCAGCGCGAGTCGCCGAGATGCGCGCCCAGGGCACAACCACGGTCGAGATCAAGAGTGGATATGGACTGAGCATCGCCGACGAGGCCAGGGCGCTTCGGATCGCCGGTGAGTTCACCCCGGAGACCACCTTCCTCGGTGCTCATGTGGTGCCACCGGAATGGCGCCACCGCCGTGCCGACTACATCGATCTCGTCATCGGCGACATGCTCAGCACCGCGGCCCCGTACGCACGATGGATCGATGTCTTCTGCGAGCCGAACTCCCCGTACGCGTTCGACGCGGACGAAGCTCGGACGGTGTTGGAGGCCGGTCGAGATGCCGGGCTGGAACTCCGGGTGCACGGTAACCAGCTCGGTCACGGGCCCGGGGCGCAGCTGGCGGTCGAGCTGGAGGCGGCAAGTGTCGATCACTGCACCTACCTCTCCGATGCCGATGTCGACGCGCTCGCCGACGCCTCGGACACGACGGTCGCGACGCTGCTGCCCGGAGTGGAGTTCTGCACCCGCTCGCCCTATCCTGACGGCGCCCGGCTGCTGGCCGCCGGGGTCTCGATCGCACTCGCCTCGGACTGCAACCCAGGCACCTGCTATTCGTCCTCGATCCCGTTCATGATCGCGCTCGCGGTCCGCGAGATGGGCCTGACACCTGCGCAGGCGCTCTATGCGGCAACCGTCGGTGCCGCGCGGTCACTGCGCCGGAGCGACATCGGCCGGATCGTGGTCGGCGGTCGCGCCGATCTCGCGGTGATCGAAGCGCCCAGCCATCTGCACCTCGCCTATCGGCCCGGTGTGCCACTCGTCCGTGCCCTCGAGGGACTCTGA
- a CDS encoding formimidoylglutamate deiminase — MTAYWIPRAHLPTGIATDVLLTETDGAITEVTAGADPRQADVRFAGVALPGFANAHSHAFHRALRGRTHGDGGTFWTWRQQMYAAASRLDPDSYFLLARAVYAEMVLAGMSVVGEFHYLHHDRRGRRYANPNAMSEALVAAADEAGIRLTLLDVCYLEGGLTTDGYQPLDPVQQRFSDGSVDAWADRVAAFATEQADAPNVRVGAAAHSVRALDPDDLARLGKVRPAGPLHVHLSEQPAENETVLAVHGCTPTALLAQHGLLGSDATAIHATHLTSEDIALLGSTRTGSCFCPTTERDLADGIGPARALVDAGSPLSLGSDQHAVIDMFEEMRGVEMHERLDTNQRGRFAPAELITAATAAGYDSLGWNGGGRLATGAPADFVIVDSTSVRTAGSEPGQIHYAATAADVTDVIVAGEQIVRDRRHRLGPVGPLLTSALDTLHDGS; from the coding sequence ATGACCGCGTACTGGATCCCGCGCGCCCATCTCCCCACCGGAATCGCGACCGATGTGCTGCTCACCGAGACCGACGGGGCGATCACCGAGGTGACGGCGGGCGCCGATCCACGACAAGCCGACGTACGGTTCGCCGGCGTCGCGCTGCCCGGATTCGCCAATGCGCACAGCCACGCGTTCCATCGGGCACTGCGGGGACGTACCCATGGCGACGGAGGCACATTCTGGACCTGGCGTCAGCAGATGTACGCCGCCGCGTCTCGGCTGGATCCCGACAGCTACTTCCTGCTGGCTCGTGCGGTCTATGCCGAGATGGTGCTCGCAGGGATGAGCGTGGTCGGCGAGTTCCACTACCTGCACCATGACCGGCGCGGGCGCCGCTATGCGAACCCGAACGCGATGAGCGAGGCGCTGGTCGCGGCCGCCGACGAGGCCGGGATCCGGCTGACCCTGCTCGACGTCTGCTATCTCGAAGGAGGGCTCACCACCGACGGCTATCAGCCGCTCGACCCCGTGCAGCAGCGCTTCTCCGACGGATCCGTAGATGCGTGGGCCGACCGGGTCGCCGCCTTTGCGACCGAGCAGGCCGACGCACCGAACGTACGCGTTGGCGCCGCCGCCCATTCCGTGCGGGCACTGGATCCGGATGATCTTGCCCGGCTCGGCAAGGTCCGCCCAGCGGGACCACTGCACGTCCACCTCAGCGAGCAACCGGCTGAGAACGAGACCGTGCTCGCCGTCCACGGCTGCACACCCACCGCGCTGCTCGCCCAGCACGGCCTACTGGGTTCAGACGCGACGGCCATCCATGCGACCCATCTGACCAGCGAGGACATTGCCCTGCTGGGAAGCACCCGCACCGGATCATGCTTCTGCCCGACGACCGAACGCGACCTCGCCGACGGCATCGGCCCGGCTCGGGCGCTGGTGGACGCCGGCAGCCCACTCAGTCTCGGCAGCGACCAGCACGCGGTGATCGACATGTTCGAGGAGATGCGAGGGGTCGAGATGCACGAGCGGCTGGACACCAACCAGCGTGGCCGGTTCGCTCCCGCCGAGTTGATCACCGCGGCAACCGCCGCCGGCTACGACAGCCTCGGCTGGAATGGTGGCGGTCGACTGGCTACCGGCGCACCGGCCGACTTCGTGATCGTTGACAGCACCTCGGTCCGCACCGCCGGGAGCGAGCCAGGTCAGATTCACTACGCAGCGACAGCCGCCGATGTCACCGACGTGATCGTGGCCGGCGAGCAGATCGTCCGCGACCGCCGGCATCGCCTCGGACCAGTCGGTCCGCTGCTCACCTCGGCCCTCGACACTCTCCACGATGGCTCATGA
- a CDS encoding allantoate amidohydrolase yields MTGSDGRASRSSFDRQWADLGGIGRSEETGGYRRYALTGVDHTLREWFAGEAAARGLELTTDRMGNQWAWWGDPDITPGIVTGSHLDSVPDGGAYDGPLGVVSAFAALDQLRAEGFVPARPLGIVNFSDEEGARFGVACAGSRVITGAMTPERALGLQDGEGVTMAEALRSAGRDPHTIGSDPETLKRIGAFVELHVEQGRGLIDLGQPVAIGTDIWPHGRWRIDFPGEANHAGTTRLTDRHDAMIGLASTVLAARSAASMHGCVATVGKTLLVPGGVNAIPSAATAWLDGRGADENAVRRMVTEITTAAGEFGAEVGEESWTPTTRFDAGLIGRLQEVLPTAPLLGTGAGHDAGILATAGIPSAMLFVRNPTGISHSPAEHADRDDCLAGVEALTAVLAELLNCGEVAPTASHSGLGAHHQSSRGHFSARSGSQDPR; encoded by the coding sequence ATGACCGGTTCTGATGGTCGCGCATCGCGTTCCTCCTTCGATCGGCAGTGGGCGGATCTCGGTGGGATCGGGCGCAGCGAGGAGACCGGCGGCTACCGCCGTTATGCCCTGACGGGCGTGGACCATACCCTCCGCGAGTGGTTCGCCGGTGAGGCGGCCGCCCGAGGTCTGGAGTTGACCACCGATCGGATGGGCAATCAGTGGGCCTGGTGGGGTGATCCGGACATCACGCCGGGGATCGTCACCGGTTCCCATCTGGACAGCGTGCCCGACGGAGGCGCCTACGACGGGCCGCTCGGCGTGGTGTCGGCCTTCGCTGCGCTGGATCAGTTGCGTGCCGAGGGATTCGTCCCGGCGAGACCGCTCGGGATCGTCAACTTCTCCGACGAGGAGGGCGCCCGGTTCGGTGTCGCCTGCGCCGGATCCCGGGTGATCACCGGGGCGATGACACCCGAGCGGGCGCTCGGGCTGCAGGACGGAGAGGGGGTGACCATGGCCGAGGCACTGCGGTCGGCCGGTCGCGATCCGCACACGATCGGGTCTGACCCGGAGACGCTGAAGCGGATCGGTGCCTTCGTCGAACTGCATGTCGAGCAGGGCCGTGGGCTGATCGACCTCGGCCAACCGGTAGCGATTGGCACCGACATCTGGCCGCACGGTCGCTGGCGGATCGACTTCCCTGGTGAGGCCAACCACGCCGGTACGACCCGGCTGACCGATCGGCACGACGCCATGATCGGACTGGCCTCCACGGTGCTCGCGGCGCGCTCGGCGGCATCGATGCACGGCTGTGTCGCGACTGTCGGCAAGACCCTGCTCGTGCCGGGCGGGGTGAATGCCATCCCGTCGGCGGCAACGGCCTGGCTGGACGGCCGGGGCGCCGACGAGAACGCGGTCCGCCGGATGGTCACCGAGATCACCACGGCAGCCGGCGAGTTCGGCGCTGAGGTCGGCGAGGAGTCCTGGACCCCGACCACCCGGTTCGACGCCGGGCTCATTGGTCGGTTGCAGGAGGTGCTGCCGACGGCACCGCTGCTCGGCACCGGCGCCGGACATGACGCAGGGATCCTCGCCACTGCAGGAATCCCGTCGGCGATGCTCTTCGTCCGCAATCCGACCGGTATCTCCCACTCGCCCGCCGAACACGCCGATCGCGACGACTGCCTAGCCGGCGTCGAGGCGCTCACCGCTGTCCTAGCCGAGCTGCTCAACTGCGGAGAAGTAGCCCCGACTGCGTCCCATAGCGGCTTAGGAGCACACCATCAGAGCAGTCGAGGACACTTTTCCGCACGATCTGGTTCGCAGGACCCACGATGA
- the hutU gene encoding urocanate hydratase yields the protein MEGARPVRAPRGTTLSAKSWTTEAPLRMLMNNLDPENAERPDDLVVYGGTGRAARDWRSFDAMVRTLRDLEADETMLVQSGRPVGVMRTHEWAPRVLIANSNLVPDWANWPEFRRLEHQGLTMYGQMTAGSWIYIGTQGIVQGTYETFAAVAEKRFGGTLAGTLTLTGGCGGMGGAQPLAVTLNDGVCLIVDVDRHRLQRRVDHRYLDEVADDLDSGIAKALQAKADKRAWSVGVVGNCAEIFPELLRRGVPIDIVTDQTSAHDPLAYLPEGISVDDWDDYAAKKPEEFTDRAQASMAKHVQAMVEFQDGGAEVFDYGNSIRDEARKGGYERAFEFPGFVPAYIRPLFCQGKGPFRWAALSGDPKDIYATDKAVMDLFPDNDRLQKWMRGAKEKIAFQGLPARICWLGYGERDKAGAAFNDLVASGEVSAPIVIGRDHLDCGSVASPYRETESMADGSDAIADWPLLNALVNTASGASWVSIHHGGGVGIGRSIHAGQVSVADGTELAAQKLSRVLTNDPGMGVIRHVDAGYDLAVDVATERGVRVPMREDSV from the coding sequence ATGGAAGGCGCCCGTCCCGTCCGCGCACCCCGCGGCACCACCCTGTCCGCCAAGAGCTGGACCACCGAGGCCCCGCTGCGGATGCTGATGAACAACCTCGACCCGGAGAACGCCGAGCGTCCCGACGATCTGGTCGTCTACGGCGGCACCGGCCGCGCCGCGCGTGACTGGCGGTCCTTCGACGCCATGGTCCGTACGCTGCGCGACCTCGAGGCCGACGAGACCATGCTGGTCCAGTCCGGCCGACCGGTCGGCGTGATGCGTACCCATGAATGGGCCCCGCGCGTGCTGATCGCCAACTCCAATCTGGTGCCCGACTGGGCGAACTGGCCCGAGTTTCGTCGGCTGGAGCATCAGGGTCTGACCATGTACGGCCAGATGACCGCCGGTTCTTGGATCTACATCGGCACCCAAGGCATCGTCCAGGGCACCTACGAGACCTTCGCCGCCGTGGCCGAGAAGCGGTTCGGCGGCACCCTGGCCGGCACCTTGACGCTGACCGGTGGCTGCGGCGGCATGGGCGGTGCCCAGCCCTTGGCCGTCACGCTCAACGACGGTGTCTGCCTGATCGTCGACGTGGATCGGCACCGGCTGCAGCGTCGAGTCGATCACCGCTATCTCGACGAGGTGGCCGACGATCTCGACTCGGGCATCGCGAAAGCGCTGCAGGCCAAGGCCGACAAGCGCGCCTGGTCGGTCGGTGTGGTCGGCAACTGCGCGGAGATCTTCCCCGAGTTGCTCCGTCGCGGCGTACCGATCGACATCGTCACCGACCAGACCAGCGCGCACGATCCGCTGGCGTACCTACCGGAGGGCATCAGCGTCGACGACTGGGACGACTACGCGGCCAAGAAGCCGGAGGAGTTCACCGATCGCGCCCAGGCCTCGATGGCCAAGCACGTTCAGGCGATGGTGGAGTTCCAAGATGGCGGCGCTGAGGTGTTCGACTACGGCAACTCGATCCGCGACGAGGCCCGCAAGGGCGGCTACGAGCGGGCATTCGAGTTCCCCGGCTTCGTGCCGGCGTACATCCGGCCGCTGTTCTGCCAGGGCAAGGGCCCGTTCCGCTGGGCCGCGCTGTCTGGTGATCCGAAGGACATCTATGCCACCGACAAGGCCGTGATGGATCTGTTCCCCGACAACGACCGACTGCAGAAGTGGATGCGGGGCGCCAAGGAGAAGATCGCTTTCCAGGGTCTGCCGGCGCGGATCTGCTGGCTGGGCTACGGCGAGCGGGACAAGGCCGGGGCCGCGTTCAACGACCTGGTCGCCTCCGGCGAGGTCAGCGCACCGATCGTGATCGGTCGCGACCACCTCGACTGCGGCTCCGTCGCCAGCCCCTATCGCGAGACCGAGTCGATGGCCGACGGCTCCGACGCGATCGCCGACTGGCCACTGCTGAACGCCCTGGTCAACACGGCCTCGGGCGCATCGTGGGTGTCCATCCACCACGGCGGCGGGGTCGGCATCGGCCGATCCATCCACGCTGGGCAGGTCTCGGTTGCCGACGGCACCGAGCTGGCCGCGCAAAAGCTGTCTCGGGTGCTCACCAACGATCCCGGCATGGGTGTCATCCGGCACGTCGACGCCGGCTACGACCTGGCCGTCGACGTGGCCACCGAGCGCGGCGTACGAGTGCCGATGCGCGAGGACAGTGTCTGA